A section of the Neorhizobium galegae bv. orientalis str. HAMBI 540 genome encodes:
- the metK gene encoding methionine adenosyltransferase yields the protein MRASYLFTSESVAEGHPDKVCDRISDEIVDLVYREAAKTGVDPWTVRIACETLATTNRVVIAGEVRLPPSLMKKDKDGKDVINPSKFKSAARKAIRDIGYEQDGFHWKTAKIDVLLHSQSADIAQGVDSAADRQGDEGAGDQGIMFGYACKETPDLMPAPIYYSHKILQLLATARKKGEGDAGKLGPDAKSQVTVRYENGKPAAVDSIVLSTQHLDESWDSKKVREVVEPYIREALGDLPIAKDCKWYINPTGKFVIGGPDGDAGLTGRKIIVDTYGGAAPHGGGAFSGKDTTKVDRSAAYAARYLAKNVVAAGIADRCTIQIAYAIGIAQPLSIYVDLHGTGKGVTEDQVEAAIRKVMDLSPTGIRRHLDLNKPIYAKTSAYGHFGRKAGRDGSFSWEKTDLAKPLKDALKEEPLKAA from the coding sequence ATGCGCGCAAGTTATCTGTTCACCAGCGAGTCCGTTGCCGAGGGCCATCCGGACAAGGTTTGTGATCGTATCTCCGATGAAATTGTAGATCTTGTGTACCGCGAAGCGGCCAAGACCGGCGTCGATCCCTGGACCGTGCGCATTGCCTGCGAAACGCTGGCGACCACGAACCGTGTGGTGATCGCTGGCGAAGTCCGCCTGCCGCCGAGCCTGATGAAGAAGGACAAGGACGGCAAGGACGTCATCAATCCCTCGAAGTTCAAGTCCGCCGCCCGCAAGGCTATCCGTGATATCGGTTACGAGCAGGACGGCTTCCACTGGAAGACGGCCAAGATCGACGTGCTGCTGCATTCCCAGTCCGCTGATATCGCGCAGGGTGTTGACAGCGCCGCCGACAGGCAGGGCGATGAAGGTGCCGGCGACCAGGGCATCATGTTCGGTTACGCCTGCAAGGAAACGCCGGATCTCATGCCGGCACCGATCTATTATTCCCACAAGATCCTGCAGCTGCTCGCCACCGCCCGCAAGAAGGGCGAAGGCGATGCCGGCAAGCTCGGCCCGGACGCCAAGAGCCAGGTGACCGTGCGTTACGAAAACGGCAAGCCGGCCGCGGTCGACTCGATCGTTCTTTCCACCCAGCACCTCGACGAGAGCTGGGATTCCAAGAAGGTCCGCGAGGTCGTGGAACCTTATATCCGTGAAGCGCTCGGCGACCTGCCGATCGCCAAGGATTGCAAGTGGTACATCAATCCGACCGGCAAGTTCGTCATCGGCGGCCCGGATGGTGACGCTGGCCTTACCGGCCGCAAGATCATCGTCGACACCTACGGTGGCGCGGCTCCCCACGGCGGCGGCGCATTTTCCGGCAAGGACACGACCAAGGTCGACCGTTCGGCCGCTTACGCTGCCCGCTATCTGGCCAAGAACGTCGTTGCTGCCGGTATTGCCGATCGTTGCACGATTCAAATCGCATACGCCATCGGCATCGCCCAGCCGCTGTCGATCTATGTCGACCTGCATGGCACAGGCAAGGGCGTGACGGAAGACCAGGTGGAAGCGGCCATCCGCAAGGTCATGGACCTGTCGCCGACCGGTATCCGCCGCCATCTCGACCTCAACAAGCCGATCTACGCCAAGACGTCCGCTTATGGCCACTTCGGCCGCAAGGCCGGCCGCGACGGTTCCTTCTCCTGGGAGAAGACCGATCTGGCGAAGCCGCTCAAGGATGCGCTGAAGGAAGAGCCCCTCAAGGCAGCCTGA
- the trmB gene encoding tRNA (guanosine(46)-N7)-methyltransferase TrmB has protein sequence MTEPQHPSRSTEAFFGRRKGKQLRERQAEGIATLLPALKLDLAAPAPAALSEIFPIPVEELRLEIGFGGGEHLVHRAQENLKTGFIGVEPFVNSMAKLLSRVDELGLKNIRVYDDDATQVLDWLPDASLDRIDLLYPDPWPKRKHWKRRFVSAVNLDRFHRVLKPGGLFLFASDIDTYVNWTLIHCRDHGGFQWQAEQSSDWLTPFAGWPGTRYENKARREGRSSAYLTFRKA, from the coding sequence ATGACCGAACCGCAGCACCCGAGCCGCAGCACCGAAGCCTTCTTCGGACGCCGCAAGGGCAAGCAGCTCCGCGAGCGCCAGGCGGAAGGGATTGCAACTCTGCTGCCTGCACTGAAGCTCGATCTTGCGGCGCCCGCGCCCGCCGCGCTTTCAGAGATATTTCCCATTCCCGTGGAGGAGCTGCGGCTGGAGATCGGCTTTGGCGGCGGCGAGCACCTCGTCCACCGCGCGCAGGAAAATTTAAAAACCGGCTTCATCGGAGTTGAGCCGTTCGTCAATTCCATGGCGAAGCTTTTGTCGCGCGTCGACGAACTGGGGCTCAAGAATATCCGGGTCTATGACGACGACGCCACGCAGGTGCTCGACTGGCTGCCGGATGCATCGCTCGATCGCATCGACCTGCTCTATCCGGACCCGTGGCCGAAGCGGAAACATTGGAAAAGGCGGTTTGTATCTGCGGTCAATCTCGACCGATTCCACCGCGTGCTGAAGCCGGGCGGTCTGTTCCTGTTCGCATCCGACATCGACACCTATGTCAACTGGACGCTGATCCATTGCCGCGACCATGGCGGATTTCAATGGCAGGCGGAGCAATCTTCCGACTGGCTGACGCCCTTCGCCGGCTGGCCAGGTACGCGATACGAAAACAAGGCCCGCCGAGAAGGCCGTTCCTCGGCCTATCTGACATTCAGGAAAGCCTGA
- a CDS encoding helix-turn-helix domain-containing protein yields the protein MIENKKKPNPIDIHVGSRIRLRRTMLGMSQEKLGESLGITFQQIQKYEKGTNRVGASRLQNISSILNVPVSFFFEDAPGDQGGQGGMAEASSSNYVVDFLSSSEGLQLNRAFVKISDPKVRRRVVDLVKALAADAEVE from the coding sequence ATGATTGAAAACAAAAAGAAGCCGAACCCGATCGATATTCACGTCGGGAGCCGGATTCGCCTTCGCCGGACCATGCTCGGAATGAGCCAGGAAAAGCTGGGCGAAAGCCTTGGCATTACGTTCCAGCAGATTCAGAAATACGAAAAAGGCACCAACCGCGTCGGCGCGAGCCGTCTGCAGAACATCTCCAGCATTCTCAACGTGCCGGTCTCCTTCTTCTTCGAGGATGCGCCGGGCGATCAGGGCGGTCAGGGCGGCATGGCAGAAGCCTCGAGCTCCAACTACGTGGTCGATTTCCTCTCCTCCTCCGAGGGCCTGCAACTGAACCGGGCTTTCGTGAAGATTTCCGACCCGAAAGTTCGTCGGCGTGTGGTTGATCTCGTAAAAGCTCTGGCAGCGGATGCCGAGGTCGAATAA
- a CDS encoding nucleoside hydrolase, which translates to MQRRKIIIDTDPGQDDAAAIMLAFASPDEIEVLGLCAVAGNVPLSYTSRNLRIVCELCGRPDAPVYEGALKPTVRPQVTAEHVHGRTGLDGIELPEPTMSVKATHAVDFIIETLRAESAGTVTLCTLGPLTNIALALEKAPDIAGRAKELVMMGGGFFEGGNITPAAEFNIYVDPEAAKTVFASGMPIVMLPLDVTHQLLTTKARVEKIAALGTRPAEVLVAWLAFFERFDIEKYGSDGGPLHDPTVIAYLIKPELFSGRDCNVEIETQSELTVGMTVVDWWHVSGRKPNAKVMRHVDADGFFELLTERVARL; encoded by the coding sequence ATGCAGCGCCGGAAGATCATCATCGACACGGACCCGGGTCAGGACGACGCCGCGGCGATCATGCTTGCGTTTGCGAGCCCGGACGAGATCGAGGTGCTTGGTCTCTGCGCGGTCGCCGGAAACGTGCCGCTTTCCTACACCAGCCGCAACCTCCGGATCGTCTGCGAACTCTGCGGCAGGCCGGATGCGCCGGTTTATGAAGGCGCGCTGAAGCCGACAGTGCGACCACAGGTGACCGCCGAGCACGTCCATGGCAGGACCGGCCTCGACGGTATCGAATTGCCCGAACCGACAATGTCGGTGAAAGCAACGCATGCGGTCGACTTCATCATCGAGACCCTGCGCGCCGAGTCGGCCGGAACGGTAACGCTCTGCACGCTCGGGCCACTCACCAATATCGCGCTCGCTCTTGAGAAAGCGCCGGACATCGCGGGGCGCGCTAAGGAACTGGTGATGATGGGCGGCGGCTTTTTCGAGGGCGGCAACATCACGCCGGCTGCCGAATTCAACATCTATGTCGATCCCGAAGCGGCAAAGACCGTCTTCGCCTCGGGCATGCCGATCGTCATGCTGCCGCTCGACGTCACCCACCAATTGCTGACGACCAAAGCCCGGGTCGAGAAGATCGCCGCGCTCGGCACCCGTCCGGCGGAGGTCCTGGTCGCGTGGCTTGCCTTTTTCGAGCGCTTCGACATTGAAAAATACGGTTCCGATGGCGGACCGCTGCATGATCCGACGGTCATTGCCTACCTCATCAAGCCCGAGCTCTTTTCGGGCCGGGACTGCAATGTCGAGATCGAAACGCAATCGGAGCTGACGGTCGGCATGACTGTAGTAGACTGGTGGCACGTCTCCGGCCGCAAGCCGAACGCCAAGGTCATGCGCCATGTCGATGCCGATGGTTTTTTCGAATTGCTGACGGAGCGGGTTGCCCGGCTCTGA
- a CDS encoding BQ00720 family protein has product MLLKEANTRLTLSELAHLGAGEVGYIRKMRSDEVSRCFPEAPDIDPSLDLWALFGADGTPILLTDNRSSTFFKAAEDDLKTVSLH; this is encoded by the coding sequence ATGCTCCTGAAAGAAGCGAATACGCGTTTGACGCTGTCCGAACTTGCTCATCTGGGTGCTGGAGAGGTCGGATATATTCGCAAGATGCGGTCGGACGAAGTGTCCCGCTGCTTCCCTGAAGCCCCGGATATCGATCCCAGTCTCGATCTTTGGGCCCTGTTCGGCGCAGATGGCACGCCGATTCTTCTGACCGACAATCGCTCCAGCACCTTCTTCAAGGCAGCTGAAGACGACTTGAAGACCGTCAGCCTGCACTGA
- a CDS encoding Hsp20 family protein: protein MSRMTPFASPLLLGFDAMEKTLERLAKANDGYPPYNIERIRADASGAPERLRITLAVAGFSEAELDVTTEENQLVIRGRQTEQGERDYLYRGIAARQFQRMFVLADGMQVSGASLKNGLLSVDLIRPEPARMVRKINISVSE, encoded by the coding sequence ATGAGCCGAATGACGCCGTTTGCGAGCCCCCTGCTTCTGGGCTTCGACGCCATGGAAAAGACACTCGAACGCCTTGCAAAGGCGAACGACGGTTATCCTCCCTACAATATCGAACGCATCCGCGCCGACGCTTCCGGGGCTCCCGAACGGCTGCGAATCACGCTGGCCGTCGCCGGCTTTTCCGAAGCCGAGCTTGATGTGACGACGGAAGAAAACCAGCTCGTCATCCGCGGGCGTCAGACGGAGCAGGGTGAGCGCGACTATCTTTATCGCGGCATTGCCGCCCGCCAGTTCCAGCGTATGTTCGTGCTTGCCGACGGAATGCAGGTCTCCGGCGCTTCGCTCAAGAACGGTTTGCTCTCTGTCGACCTTATCCGCCCCGAGCCCGCGCGCATGGTGCGAAAAATTAACATTTCCGTCTCAGAGTAG